In Fusarium musae strain F31 chromosome 7, whole genome shotgun sequence, a single window of DNA contains:
- a CDS encoding hypothetical protein (EggNog:ENOG41~CAZy:CE1), with the protein MQLTSIISFWALALFSLVLAAEPVPRGQLTQVNSYGNNPTGTKMSLYVPKNLKSNPAVVVALHYCGGTSQAYYQGTKWASNAEKYGFIVIYPQTPYSGGCWDVSSKMTLTHEGGGCSTSIANMAKYVLKQYNGDAKKVFVTGESSGAMMTNVMLATYPDVFAAGSAYAGVPAGCFVSQANQAAAWNSTCSQGKSIYTQTQWANVVKNMYPGYNGARPKFQIYHGTADPTLNVQNYYEEIKQWTGIFGYSSTPKSTTPNTPASPYTRQVFGDKFQAFLGQGIGHGNPHFDDNDLKWFGFI; encoded by the exons ATGCAGTTGacttccatcatcagcttctGGGCGCTAgctctcttcagcctcgtcCTTGCCGCAGAGCCTGTACCGCGAGGTCAGCTCACGCAGGTCAACAGCTATGGCAACAACCCAACCGGCACCAAGATGTCCTTGTACGTCCCCAAGAACTTGAAGTCCAACCCTGCTGTCGTCGTTGCTCTTCACTACTGCGGTGGTACCTCTCAGGCTTACTACCAGGGTACCAAGTGGGCTTCCAATGCTGAGAAGTACGGATTCATTGTTATCTATCCTCAGACTCCTTATTCCGGTGGCTGCTGGGATGTCTCCTCCAAGATGACCTTGACCCACGAGGGTGGTGGTTGCAGTACATCTATCGCCAACATGGCCAAGTATGTTCTCAAGCAGTACAACGGTGATGCCAAGAAGGTTTTCGTCACTGGTGAATCTTCCGGCGCCATGATGACC AACGTCATGCTTGCTACTTACCCCGACGTCTTCGCCGCTGGAAGCGCTTATGCTGGTGTTCCCGCCGGCTGCTTCGTCAGCCAGGCCAACCAAGCCGCCGCCTGGAACTCAACCTGCTCCCAAGGAAAGTCCATCTACACTCAGACCCAGTGGGCCAACGTCGTCAAGAACATGTACCCCGGCTACAACGGTGCTCGTCCCAAGTTCCAGATCTACCATGGAACCGCCGACCCTACTCTCAACGTCCAGAACTACTATGAGGAGATCAAGCAGTGGACTGGTATTTTTGGATACTCCTCCACACCCAAGTCAACTACACCCAACACTCCCGCCAGCCCTTACACTCGCCAGGTCTTTGGTGACAAGTTCCAG GCTTTCTTGGGTCAGGGTATTGGACACGGTAATCCTCATTTCGATGACAACGATCTCAAGTGGTTCGGCTTTATC TAA
- a CDS encoding hypothetical protein (EggNog:ENOG41), with amino-acid sequence MASLTHIAAVFSDYKYDKDVGFESSDGEPCIGCITEIDRDISCACVTTNDPSRCVVCEYYDIRCGSIPSELLGAAQMYWNFVARLQGQELFLNRRQIWRIRRALEACGSAWRELEEHLMNPNNLAMVTLQESVANRETLNLSILQSAGANLSVDEVHERLDAIQPPYARHGNCVVTLRNALAHLSVSEDVVVDSVEEGQCDSFSDGSPEKLKTALEGACGRAANCKFTHDGMPYSARQ; translated from the exons ATGGCTTCCCTCACCCATATCGCCGCCGTCTTCTCTGATTACAAGTACGACAAGGATGTTGGTTTCGAAAGCAGTGACGGTGAACCCTGCATTGGCTGCATTACGGAGATCGATCGTGATATCTCCTGCGCATGTGTCACCACGAATGATCCTTCTCGTTGCGTTGTCTGCGAGTACTATGACATTAGATGTGGCTCG ATCCCTtcagagcttcttggcgccGCCCAAATGTACTGGAACTTTGTGGCTCGCTTGCAAGGTCAGGAACTTTTCCTCAACAGACGCCAAATATGGCGCATTCGTCGTGCGCTTGAGGCTTGCGGGTCAGCATGGCGTGAGCTTGAAGAACATCTCATGAATCCGAACAACCTCGCGATGGTTACTCTCCAAGAGTCAGTCGCAAATCGCGAGACCTTGAATCTGTCAATACTTCAGTCC GCCGGTGCCAACCTCTCCGTGGATGAGGTCCACGAGCGTCTCGATGCTATCCAGCCACCCTATGCTCGCCATGGGAATTGTGTTGTCACCCTTCGAAATGCCCTTGCTCACCTGTCTGTCTCTGAGGACGTGGTGGTGGATTCAGTTGAGGAAGGGCAGTGCGACTCCTTCTCTGATGGATCCCCCGAGAAGCTCAAAACCGCCCTGGAGGGTGCTTGTGGGAGGGCTGCTAACTGTAAATTCACCCACGATGGTATGCCCTATTCTGCTCGACAGTAA